One Sodalinema gerasimenkoae IPPAS B-353 DNA segment encodes these proteins:
- a CDS encoding tetratricopeptide repeat protein, producing MSDSLTAEKALEFVEDLLVRQSGRRLSEDEKAIFRGSWENLTYDQIRGKFDIYTHIVDFRRAGGRLWNTIADLFELPRERVTKYTFPGFVEQQWKLRQQTSPPLIESPEAESFQPNQLTSEGFVGREQAIADLDGLRAAGATCILIQSPGGVGKTVLAERYLSQRFDRPILRFDLGKETQNISSAEGLIEQKLRDLGEEPGREFMVSCDRLRSKLQAEALPVLVDNLEPALDENGRLIETHRSYVELFRVLSDASSKSLTLITSRERVRESLNINLYPLEHLSLEAWQEYLNQTNLRSDTPVLVEIHQAYRGNALAMKVLRERITLDYEGQIEEYWKAHQTEDGVSVETDIENLISEQFERLATVHPMAYRLLCRMGCFRYQDVPTVPREGLLCLLWELPAKHKVKMIEALCDRALVERVDGEYKLHPLIRDEAVERLRSSEDWERANQVAAEFWTAQVGSVENVNDARIAIESYHHYINIGSYLDAGTVITNERNSSAELGEALGDAWYRLGLLKPMSDYIQQVISKIPNCYTLVKSYNILGDIEWLRGNLSLSIRYHEMTKKLSGEVLSNQLLDSKDLIKCSRIFANSRFNMSLSEIDRLEIQKAKELLLESKELYSTHLCIYQFYEDFQTLSPRNKSKGYVITLPLAFCEAKLGNLVDAKNYLSNFKVSLLDATSWDIGYGIIFMALTYKELGDYKKSEQKYKDAINFSGPINYSQVQAKALTGLAEIYRLEGDYTKANSSHHKSIEILQKIGAKCDLAEAYYQLALTYQAMDDRQNSQLYFQKALTLWERIDAPKQIERVRQSMESGRISDSGG from the coding sequence ATGTCAGACTCGTTAACGGCTGAAAAGGCATTGGAGTTTGTCGAAGACTTACTGGTACGTCAATCAGGTCGCCGTCTCAGTGAAGACGAGAAGGCCATCTTTCGTGGCTCCTGGGAAAACTTGACCTATGACCAAATCCGGGGCAAGTTCGATATCTATACTCATATCGTTGACTTTCGGAGAGCTGGGGGTAGACTGTGGAATACCATTGCGGACTTATTTGAGCTTCCCCGTGAGAGGGTGACGAAATATACATTTCCGGGATTTGTGGAACAGCAATGGAAATTGCGACAACAGACCTCCCCACCCTTGATTGAGTCTCCTGAAGCTGAGTCATTCCAGCCTAATCAATTAACCTCCGAGGGGTTTGTGGGACGGGAACAGGCGATCGCAGACTTGGATGGGTTGAGGGCCGCCGGTGCAACTTGTATCTTGATTCAAAGTCCTGGGGGTGTGGGAAAAACAGTTTTAGCTGAACGCTATCTTAGTCAGAGATTTGACCGACCCATTTTAAGGTTCGATCTGGGTAAGGAAACCCAGAATATTAGTTCAGCGGAAGGGTTGATTGAGCAGAAGTTACGGGATTTGGGGGAAGAACCGGGACGAGAGTTTATGGTGTCATGCGATCGCCTCCGCAGTAAACTTCAGGCTGAGGCACTGCCGGTGTTAGTGGATAACCTAGAACCGGCCTTAGATGAAAATGGACGCTTGATAGAGACTCACCGCAGTTATGTTGAGTTATTTCGGGTCTTATCCGATGCGTCTTCAAAATCTCTAACACTCATCACCAGTCGGGAACGAGTCCGTGAAAGTCTCAATATCAATCTTTATCCTCTCGAGCATCTTAGTTTAGAAGCCTGGCAAGAATACTTGAATCAGACAAATCTCCGGAGTGATACACCAGTCTTGGTAGAGATTCATCAGGCGTATCGTGGTAATGCTTTGGCCATGAAAGTGTTACGGGAACGGATTACGTTGGATTACGAGGGACAGATTGAAGAATATTGGAAGGCTCATCAGACGGAAGACGGGGTTTCGGTTGAGACGGATATTGAGAATTTAATCTCAGAGCAGTTTGAGCGTCTGGCTACGGTGCATCCAATGGCGTATCGTCTTCTCTGTCGGATGGGATGTTTTCGCTATCAGGATGTTCCGACGGTTCCTCGGGAGGGACTGCTCTGTTTATTGTGGGAGCTGCCAGCGAAACACAAGGTTAAGATGATTGAGGCGTTGTGCGATCGCGCTTTGGTGGAACGGGTGGATGGGGAGTATAAGTTACATCCGTTGATTCGAGATGAGGCGGTTGAACGACTGAGGAGTAGTGAAGATTGGGAAAGGGCTAATCAAGTAGCAGCAGAATTTTGGACTGCTCAGGTTGGCAGTGTGGAAAATGTTAATGATGCAAGAATCGCTATAGAGTCTTATCATCATTACATAAATATCGGAAGCTATCTTGACGCTGGAACGGTGATTACGAATGAGCGGAACAGTTCTGCTGAACTTGGAGAAGCATTAGGGGACGCATGGTATCGATTAGGCTTGCTCAAACCCATGAGTGATTATATTCAACAAGTCATCAGTAAAATACCAAATTGCTATACTCTTGTTAAATCTTACAATATACTAGGTGATATAGAATGGCTTAGGGGAAATTTATCATTAAGCATTCGATATCATGAAATGACAAAGAAACTTTCTGGAGAAGTTTTGTCTAATCAGTTGCTTGACAGTAAGGATTTAATAAAGTGTAGCAGAATCTTTGCGAATTCCAGATTTAATATGTCACTTTCCGAAATTGATAGGCTCGAAATACAAAAAGCCAAAGAACTATTGCTGGAATCCAAGGAACTTTATTCAACTCATCTTTGCATATACCAATTCTATGAAGATTTCCAAACGTTATCTCCTCGCAACAAAAGTAAAGGTTATGTCATCACTCTCCCCTTGGCTTTTTGTGAAGCCAAGCTTGGTAACTTAGTTGATGCCAAAAACTACTTATCTAATTTTAAAGTTTCTTTACTAGATGCAACTTCATGGGATATTGGATACGGAATTATTTTTATGGCATTAACTTATAAAGAATTAGGTGATTATAAAAAATCCGAGCAAAAGTATAAAGATGCTATTAATTTTTCCGGGCCTATCAATTATAGTCAGGTTCAAGCGAAAGCACTCACTGGACTAGCTGAAATTTATCGCCTCGAAGGAGATTATACAAAAGCAAATTCTAGTCACCATAAATCTATAGAAATACTACAAAAAATAGGTGCAAAATGCGATTTAGCCGAAGCCTACTACCAACTGGCACTCACGTATCAAGCGATGGACGATCGCCAAAACAGCCAACTGTATTTCCAAAAAGCACTCACCTTGTGGGAACGAATTGATGCTCCCAAACAAATCGAACGAGTCCGTCAATCCATGGAATCGGGAAGAATCTCAGACTCAGGTGGATAG